From Rhodobium gokarnense, a single genomic window includes:
- the tolB gene encoding Tol-Pal system beta propeller repeat protein TolB: MRSSLSRIATLVRATVAACVLTAAGALPASALIEIDITQGVIEPLPIALPDFVGSGASAEIGRNITNVISNDLKNSGLFKPLDPASFIQKNPDVGQPPRFGDWRVIDAQALVVGAVTQQPDGRLKVEFRLWDVFAGEQMTGQQYFTSPDNWRRIAHIVADAIYERLTGEKGYFDTRIVFVDESGPKTKRVKRLAIMDQDGARMRYLTQGRDLVLTPRFSPSNQVVTYMSYADGQPRVYLLDIETGRRELVGNFPGMTFAPRFSPDGNRVVMSLQSDGNANIYSLDLRTRQTTRLTSSPSIDTSPSYSPDGRQIVFESDRGGRQKLYVMGANGGGARLISNGSGSYSTPVWSPRGDLIAFTKQVGGKFQIGVMRTDGSGERILTEGFHNEGPTWAPNGRVLMFFRETPGANGGPKLWAIDLTGRHERQIGTPSFASDPAWSPPLP; the protein is encoded by the coding sequence ATGCGGTCGTCACTGTCAAGGATCGCGACACTCGTCCGCGCGACGGTCGCTGCATGCGTGCTGACGGCGGCCGGTGCGCTGCCGGCCTCGGCGCTGATCGAGATCGACATCACCCAGGGCGTGATCGAGCCGTTGCCGATCGCGCTGCCGGATTTCGTCGGCTCCGGTGCGTCGGCAGAGATCGGCCGCAACATCACCAATGTGATCAGCAATGATCTGAAGAATTCGGGCCTGTTCAAACCGCTCGACCCGGCCTCCTTCATCCAGAAGAACCCGGATGTCGGCCAGCCGCCGCGCTTCGGCGACTGGCGCGTGATCGACGCCCAGGCGCTCGTCGTCGGCGCCGTCACCCAGCAGCCCGACGGGCGGCTGAAGGTCGAATTCCGGCTCTGGGACGTGTTTGCCGGCGAGCAGATGACCGGCCAGCAATATTTCACCTCGCCGGACAACTGGCGCCGCATCGCCCATATCGTCGCCGATGCGATCTACGAGCGACTGACCGGCGAGAAGGGCTATTTCGACACCCGCATCGTCTTTGTCGACGAAAGCGGGCCGAAGACCAAGCGCGTCAAGCGGCTGGCGATCATGGACCAGGACGGCGCACGCATGCGTTACCTGACGCAAGGCCGCGACCTGGTGCTGACGCCGCGCTTCAGCCCGTCGAACCAGGTCGTCACCTACATGTCCTATGCCGACGGCCAGCCGCGGGTCTATCTGCTCGACATCGAGACCGGCCGGCGCGAACTGGTCGGCAACTTCCCGGGCATGACCTTTGCGCCGCGCTTCTCGCCGGACGGCAACCGGGTGGTGATGAGCCTGCAGTCGGACGGCAACGCCAACATCTATTCGCTGGATCTGAGGACCCGCCAGACGACGCGTCTGACCTCCTCGCCCTCGATCGACACCAGCCCGAGCTATTCGCCGGACGGGCGCCAGATTGTCTTTGAATCCGACCGCGGCGGGCGCCAGAAGCTCTATGTCATGGGCGCCAATGGCGGCGGCGCGCGGCTCATCAGCAACGGCAGCGGTTCCTATTCGACGCCGGTGTGGTCGCCGCGCGGCGATCTCATCGCCTTCACCAAGCAGGTCGGCGGCAAGTTCCAGATCGGCGTCATGCGGACCGACGGCAGCGGCGAGCGCATCCTGACGGAAGGCTTCCACAATGAGGGGCCGACCTGGGCGCCGAACGGCCGGGTGCTGATGTTCTTCCGCGAGACGCCGGGCGCCAATGGCGGGCCGAAGCTGTGGGCCATCGACCTGACGGGCCGGCACGAGCGGCAGATCGGAACGCCGTCCTTCGCCTCCGACCCGGCCTGGTCGCCGCCGCTCCCGTAA